One Pirellulales bacterium genomic window, GAAATTCGCCATCCATGACCGGGATGCGCCAGTAGCGCCGGCCAAGCAGCAACTTGCTCTTCTGGAACCCGTCTCCAAAAAAACGGATGTGTTTGCCAAGCGGAATGCGGTCCTCGGCTCCAGGCAGGCCATCGAACACGGCCGACGTGGGACACGTCATCAGGCACTGCCCCGTCCGATTGGGAACGGCCTTGGCGAGAGCCTCTATCGAGAAACCGAACACCAGCACCGCGGCGCCGGGACGGCCGTCGGGCGTCTCGCTTGGATTGAGCCAACGTTCGACCCCCGCCTCGGCATCACAGGCGATCACCGAACTAGCGTAACCGGTGAATTCCGCGACAGCCGCGTGCAGCCAATGCTCGTCGTGCGCGGTTACCACCAGTCGCGCATAGCGCATGCGAAACGCTTCGGCGAACGTGTCGACGATCTCGGTTCCGTTGACGAGCAAAGCGGCACTCCCGCGCAGGGCGTGGCGATGAATCACTGCAAGATTATCGCCTGGCACGCGGATGCGATAGCCGGGGCCGATGCGCACTCGCCCCTGATCTCCTGGACGATTGCGAAGACGGACGTTAGAAGTTCGGGCTGTTGGCCGCGCCCAGCCCCGTGACTGTCGTTCCCTCGCTCGCCTCGGCTGGGGCGAGGCTCAAGACGATGAGCACGAAGTCGCGGAAAGTTTTCATATTCTCAGGCGTAATCCAGACGTAGCAATCGCAGCCGCAGCCACGGTAGTGTCCGACCAGGCAGGCGCATTTGGGTACGTCCTGCTTGCAGCCGTGCATGATCCAGGGCATGGAATAAGGATTGGGTTCACCATCCTTGCCCTCGCCGATAAGCTTCACGAGCGCCTCGATTTTGTCTTGCGCTTGTTCGATCACGGCCACGCTGCGCCCCGGCCGGTAGTAGGCGCCGACCGGTTCGACTGAATCGTCACCGGCCTCGGCCGTGAGGCGAATCACTTCTTCCTTGAGAAAC contains:
- the fhcD gene encoding formylmethanofuran--tetrahydromethanopterin N-formyltransferase, translating into MLVNGTEIVDTFAEAFRMRYARLVVTAHDEHWLHAAVAEFTGYASSVIACDAEAGVERWLNPSETPDGRPGAAVLVFGFSIEALAKAVPNRTGQCLMTCPTSAVFDGLPGAEDRIPLGKHIRFFGDGFQKSKLLLGRRYWRIPVMDGEFLVEDSLGIEKGVAGGNLIVQGVDLPAALAAARRAVDALAALEGVITPFPGGIARSGSKVGSRYKKLLASTADAFCPTLRGRVTTELHPGANCAYELVIDGIDESAIAQAMAAGIRAAAGPGVIAINAGNYGGKLGKFHFRLHTVLADQQ